A genomic stretch from Candidatus Krumholzibacteriota bacterium includes:
- a CDS encoding response regulator, translating to MKPTILLIEDNEKNAYLISFILKNSGYRVVEAMDGKTGISMVREIVPDLILLDIQLPVMDGYAIARELARDQKLKKIPIVAVTSYAMPGDRERIMDAGCAGYIEKPINPATFVSEFEKYLPAGKKAAGKGESDG from the coding sequence ATGAAACCCACGATCCTGTTGATCGAGGACAATGAAAAAAACGCATATCTTATCTCATTTATACTTAAAAATTCCGGATATAGAGTAGTGGAAGCGATGGATGGAAAAACAGGCATTTCAATGGTCCGCGAGATCGTCCCCGATCTGATCCTGCTCGATATACAGCTGCCCGTTATGGATGGATATGCTATCGCGCGAGAACTCGCGCGCGATCAGAAGCTCAAAAAAATCCCCATTGTTGCGGTCACTTCGTACGCCATGCCTGGTGACAGGGAACGTATTATGGACGCGGGATGCGCCGGGTATATCGAAAAGCCGATCAATCCCGCGACATTCGTCTCAGAGTTCGAAAAGTACCTGCCTGCCGGGAAAAAGGCCGCGGGGAAGGGAGAAAGCGATGGCTAG